In Desulfosudis oleivorans Hxd3, the DNA window TAAAACAACGGCTGTCAGTTGAGAATATATTTTTCCGGATTCACTGCCACGCCGTTGATCCGGACCTCGTAGTGAAGATGGGGCCCGGTGGAAATACCGGTATTGCCGACAGCACCGACCACGTCTTCCCGGGAAACGGTTTCCCCCCGCTTCTTGAAACACTCGCTAAGGTGACCATACCGCGTAATCACGCCGTTGCCGTGGTCGATCATCACGGCATTGCCCAGGGAGCCTTTTCTGCCGCTGAAAAGGACCACACCGTCCGCCGTGGCCACCACCGGCGTGCCCATGCGGGCGGCGATATCCAGGCCCTGGTGAAACTCACGGCGGCCCGTGAAAGGCGATTTCCGGTACTCAAAACGCGATGTGATCCACCCGCCGTTGATGGGCCGAATGGCCGGGGTGGAAGCCAAAAGCTTCCGCTTGTCCTCAAGGTAGTCCAGCAGGGAGGAAAAATTGTCCTTCTGCATGGAAAAGGCCGTGTCCAGCACGTTGAGCTGGGCGTGCATCTCCCGCAGCATGGTACCCCGGCTCTCCTCCAGGGCAGCGGCCGGCCCGATCTCGTCGGGAATGGCGCCGCCCACGCCGAACAGGTTGCCGCCCTCCGCGTCGTTTTCCATGTTGGCGATCACCCGAATCTTCTGTTCAAACTGGTGAAGCACCACCAGCCGGGACTTCAACTCATTGACCTGGGATACAAAATCCTGAATCCGGGCCTCCTGGCGGGAGAGTTCCGCGTCCTGGTCGGCCACCATCTTTGACAGGTGCCGGACCTTGAGGGCGGTCCGGCGAAGGTGGCTGTAGTCCGCAAGAAGTGCCACGGCGCCGATCAGGCAAACAAAGGCGGCAACACCCGCAATCCACAGCGTCCGTTTTGAAACGGTAAGCTGGCGTACCGGGGCCCCGGTGCTGCTTGTCACAAAAAAGGTGACCCGTCGGGGAGTAACGTTTCTCATGCTGCCTGTCTTCTTAAATTAATGACCGGTAAACCGGCCCTGCACCGGCATTCGTGGCACGGCGCATCGGCCTTTCTCAAGAACATATTCAACTATTTATAATACGTTATATCCTGCCTGTTGTACAGGTTCATTGTAAAAAAGGTCGGGCCTTGATTACATAGTCGGCGCCCGACCAGACGGTAAGCACCACCGCCACCCACAGCAGCCATGTTCCCAGCAGGTGCAGATCAATGCCGAAATACGGGTAGTGAAGCAGCAACGGAATGATGGCGGCGATCTGGAACCCTGTTTTGAACTTGCCCAGCCGGGAGGCCGATATGTCCTGGCCCGCGCCTACCATCACATTGCGCAGGCCGGTGATGCCGATCTCCCGAATAACAATAATGCAGGCCACCCACCCCGGCACCCGGCCGGCGGCGGCCAGCATAATAAACGCCGCCGACACCAGAAACTTGTCGGCCAGGGGATCCATGGCCTTGCCCAGGTTGGAGACCTGCCCGTATTTGCGCGCCAGAAATCCGTCAAAGTAGTCGGTGATGGCGGCCGCCGAGAAAACAAGGGCCGCCAGAAAAGCGGTCACCCGGTTGGACGGCAGCATGAGCAGCACGACAATCACCGGTGTGGCCGCGATCCGGGACGCGGTGAGCACGTTGGGGTTGGTCAGCATGCCGCCTATTGAAGAGATGTTCATACCGTCTTTTCCTGTGTTTCATGCCAACGGGCCGGAAATACCGGCCCGGCGGTGTCCGGTCTATTTTTTGGCCTTTTTCCAGTCGTTGAGGAACGCGTCGATCCCCCGGTCGGTCAGGGGATGGGCCGCCAGTTTCTTGAGAACGCCGAACGGGATGGTGGCCACGTCGGCCCCCATCAGGGCCGCGTCCAGCACGTGCAGCGGGTTGCGAATGCTGGCCACGATGATCTCGGTGTCAATGGCATAGTTATCGTAAATGTCGATGATCTGCTCCACCAGCACCATGCCGTCGGAGGCCAGGTCGTCCAGCCGGCCCACAAAGGGGCTGACGTAGGTGGCCCCGGCCTTGGCCGCCATCAGGGCCTGAAGCGGCGAAAAGACCAGGGTCACGTTGGTCCGGATACCCTGGTCGGCCAGCATGCGCACCGCCTTGAGCCCGTCCACGGTCATGGGAATCTTGATCACGATGTTCTCGTGAAGGGTCGCCAGCTGTTTGGCCTCCTTGACCATGCCGGCTGTTTTCAGGCTGATCACCTCGGCGCTGACCGGACCGTCCACCACGTCGCAGATGTTTTTGATAATGGTTTCAAAATCCCCGCTCTCCTTTGCGATCAGCGACGGGTTGGTGGTGACGCCGTCGGCCATGCCCATTTTGACGGCCTCTTTGATCTCGTCGATGTTTGCCGTATCGATAAAAAATTTCATATGCTCCTCCGTGGTCCAGCCTGTTAATAAATGGTTATGGATGGCGCGAAAAAAACGCGTCTTTGCACGCTTCTCCGCAGAAATAGATATCGTTTCCCTTGTGCCGGACGTGCAGGGCCGTTTGCCGGGGCACGTACACGCCGCACACCGGGTCCTGGACCATGACATCGTCGATACGGGCCGGCCCGCCGTCCACCGGTTCTCCGGCGGCCCCGTGAATCCGTCCGCTGCTCCGCCGAAACAGGCTCCGGACCGCGAAAAACAGGTACACAATACCGGCCAGCATCAGGAGTCGCACGATCATTGGGCATACTCCAGCACGGCCTGTCCATCCGGGCCCAGGCCGTCATACAGTTCCCGCATGCTCTTTTTGAGGACCGGGTGAACAACTTCCGGGTCTATATCACAAAACGGAGCCAAAACAAACCGCCGCCGGTGCATTCTGGGATGGGGAATCACCAGGTTCTCGGCCGCCATCACCATGTCGTCAAACAGCACGATATCCAGGTCCAGGACCCGGGGGCCGAACCGTATGGTCGACGCGGTCCGGCCCACCAGCCGCTCGATCTCCTTGAGCCGGGCCAGCAATTCCGGCGGGGAGAGCAGGGTCTCCACCCGGACCATGCCGTTGACAAACCACTGCTGGTCAGTGTAGTCCACCGGCTCGGTGGAAAAAAGCTTTGACCGGCCGGTCACCCGAATGCCGTCGGTGGCATCCAGCAGGTCCACGGCCATGGCACAGTTGGCGGACCGGCTGCCCAGGTTGGACCCCATGGAGATGTAAACCACATGGGCCACGGCTGGGGTCTTGCCGGTTCCAACCGTCTTCAGGGCCGCGCATGCCTCATTCATGAATAATCACCAGGTGGTTGGACGGCGGACCGGCCGCGCCCCCGTTATAACCGGTCACATAGTAGGTATACCGATACCCGCTTTCGATCTTTTCGCTGTACCGGCCCGTAACCGCCCCGTCCCGGGCCTCGACCGATACCCGGCCCGCCGGTTTAAAATCAGGGGGACAGGACGGGCAGGGATTGTTTACCAGGGGCTGCCGGTCACGAAAAATGTGAAAGACCTCTACCGGGACCCCGGCCGCAACGCTCCAGGAAAGATTCACCGTATCCCCCGCCTGTTGCGCGGAAAGGTCGGTCACCCGGGGCGGCACGGCCAGGCCCGGGGCAATCGGCATGGCCTTCCGGCCGCAGGCCGAAGCCAGCATTGCCAGAAGCAGGGCGGCCATTATTGCAATGACAGCGGGATGACGGTTACAGGCCATAGGTTTTTCTTTCCTTTTTTATCTGCCGCCGGGCCGCTGCAATGGCGGCCCGCACCGTTTTTTTGGCCGTACCGCCGAACGCCTGTCGCCGTTCAATCACCTTTTCCGGGGCCAGCACGTCAAACAGATCGGCTTCAACGGCAGCGGAAAAAGTTTTCAGCTCTTTCAGGGTCAGCTCGTGCAGCTCCCTGCCTTTTGCGATGGCTGCGGCCACGGCCTTGCCCACGCAGGCATGAGCGTCCCGGAAGGCCACGCCCTTGCCCACCAGGTAGTCAGCCATGTCCGTGGCGTTCAGGTAGCCCCGGGCCGCGGCCTGCGCCATGGCCTCGTTGTTTACCTTCATGTTGTCGAACAGTGCGGTGCAGACCGGCAGGCAGGCGGACAGGGTATCAGCCGCGTCAAACAGAAGGTGTTTGTCCTCCTGCATGTCCCGGTTGTAGCACAGGGGCAGGGATTTCATCAGGGTCAGCAGGCCCATCAGGTCGCCGAACACCCGGCCGGTCTTGCCCCGGACCAGCTCCGGCACGTCGGGGTTTTTTTTCTGGGGCATGATGCTGCTGCCCGTGGAAACCGCGTCGGAAAGCTCAACAAAACCGAACTCCGACGAGGACCAGAGCACCAGCTCCTCGGCCAGCCGGGAAAAATGCATCATGCAGATGGCGGCGGAAGCGGTAAACTCGATGGCAAAATCCCGGTCCGACACCGCGTCCATGCTGTTGGCCGACACCGCGTCAAACCCCAGCAGTTCGGCGGTATAGGCCCGGTCAATGGGATAGGGGGTGCCGGCCAGGGCCGCGCTGCCCAGGGGCAGGACGTTGATCCGCTTGAGGCCCTCGGCAAACCGCTGGGTGTCCCGGAAAAACATCTCGTAATAGGCCATCAGGTGGTGGGCGAACAATACGGGCTGGGCCCGCTGCAGGTGGGTATATCCCGGCATGATCACGTCGATATGCGCGCCGGCAAAATCCGCGATCCGCTGCCGCAGAGCCACCAGCCCGGCCACAACCGAAAGGGTCCGGTCCCGCAGAAACAGCCGCACATCCAGGGCCACCTGGTCGTTGCGGCTGCGGGCCGTGTGCAGCTTGCGGGCCGCCGGCCCGATACGGTCGAACAGGGCCTGTTCAATGTTCATGTGCACATCTTCCAGGGCCGGATCAAACACAAAGGTGCCGGCGTCGATCTCCTTTTGAATGGCCGCAAGTCCGGCCACAATGGCGTCGGCTTCCTTCTTTTGAATGATGCCCTGCCGGGCCAGCATGCGGCAATGGGCCATGCTGCCTTCAATGTCCCACCGGTAGAGCCGTGCATCCACGTCAATGGAGGCGGAAAACGCCTCCACCTGTTTGTCGGTGGCCTCGGAAAACCGCCCGCCCCATGGTTTTTCCGTCATGGTCTTTTCCTTTTTTTTTAATCGAAATCGGGATCGTCATCGGGATCGAAATCGATCCAGCCCGCGTGTCATTGCGCACAAGCGAAGCATCTTGTCCATACCCGTGTCATTGCGAGCGCCAGCGAAGCATCTTGTCCATACCCGTGTCATTGCGAGCGCCAGCGAAGCAATCTTGTCCATACCCGTGTCATTGCGAGCGCCAGCGAAGCAATCTTGTTCATAACGAAGGAGATTGCTTCGTCGCTTCGCTCCTCGCAATGACGGGAGCACGCTTCGCTCCTCGCAATGTCAAAAATTTCATGAAATATTCGGGCTATCGTCCGAGCAATGCATGCAGCCGCAGCCGCAGGGCATTGAGCCGGATGAAGCCTTCGGCGTCCTTCTGGTGGTAAACGCTGTCGTCCTCAAAAGTGGCAAAGTCGGCACTGTAAAGGGAGTTATCCGACCGGCGGCCCAGGACCCGGCTGTTGCCCTTGTAAAGTTCCAGGCGCACCTCACCGGACACATACACCTGGGTCTGGTCGATCATCTGCTGCATCACCTTCATCTCCGGCGAAAACCAGAACCCGTAATAGATCATCTCCGCGTACCGGGGAATCAGCGAATCCCGCAGGTGCATCACCTCCCGGTCCATGGTGATGGACTCCATGGCCATGTGGGCGGCCCGCAGAATGGTGCCCCCCGGCGTCTCGTACACGCCCCGGGACTTCATGCCCACAAACCGGTTTTCAACAATATCGGCCCGGCCGATGCCATGTTTACCACCCAGCTTGTTCAACGCCGCCAGCAGATTGGCCGGGCTCATGGCCTGGCCGTTGATGGAGACCGGGTTGCCCTGTTCAAAGGCGATGTCCACGATCTCGGGCTCGTCCGGTGCCTGCCGGGGGGAAACAGAAAGGGTAAACATATCGTCTGAGGGTGGATTCCACGGGTCTTCCAGAATGCCGCCTTCATAGCTGATGTGCAGCAGGTTCCGGTCCGTGCTGTAGGGCTTGGCCGGTGTGGTGGGCACCGGAATGCCGTGCTTTACGGCAAAATCCATCAGCGCGGTGCGGGACTTGAGGTCCCACTCCCGCCAGGGCGCCACGATGCGAATATCGGGCTTGAGCGCGAAATAGGTCAGCTCGAACCGCACCTGGTCGTTGCCCTTGCCCGTGGCGCCGTGGCTTACGGCATCGGCCCCTTCGGCCACGGCGATCTCGATCTGCCGTTTGGCGATCAGGGGCCGGGCCAGGGAGGTGCCCAGCAGGTACTGGCCCTCGTAAATGGCATTGGCCCGAAACGCCGGGAACACGTACTCTTTTACAAACTCTTCTTTCAGGTCGTCGATGTAGACCCCGGTGGCCCCGGTGGCCCGTGCCTTGTCGTCAATATAATCCAGCTCCTCTTCCTGGCCGATATCCGCGGAAAAGGTGATCACCTCGCAATCATGGGTCTCGATGAGCCATTTTAAAATCACCGACGTATCCAGCCCGCCCGAATAGGCAAGCACCACTTTTTTAATGTCCGACAAAGCAAACCTCCATGTTGTTGAAGTAAAAATTATGTTTAACCGTCATTGCGAGGAGCGAAGTGACGAAGCAATCTTCTTCGCATCCGGACAAGATTGCTTCGCTGGCGCTCGCAATGACACAGATAAGTTCAAGATTGCTTCGCTGCGCTCGCAATGACTTCTCATGCACGTAAAATCAGGGCCTTTAAAATGGCCTTGTGCATGTGCATCTTGTTTTCCGCCTGGTCCCACACAACGGACCGGGGCCCTTCCAGCACCGCTTCGGTGATCTCCTCACCCCGGTGGGCCGGCAGGCAGTGCATCACAATGGCATCCTTTTTCGCAAGCCCGGCCAGGGCGTCATTGACCTGGAACGGCTCAAACACCGCCAGCCGCTCCCGGTGCTCCTCCTCCTGGCCCATGCTGGCCCACACATCGGTGTAGATCACGTCTGCTCCGGCCACCGCTTCGGCCGCGTCATTGACCACAGTGACAGAACCGTTGCCCTTTTGCCGGGCATTTTCAAGAATATCGGGGTCCGGCATGTAGTCCGCGGGGCAGCCCAGCACCAGGTCCAGGCCGAGCACGGCGGCAGCCGCGATCCAGGAGTGGGCCACGTTGTTGCCGTCCCCCACCCAGGCGATACGCACCCCCTGGTATCCGCCCTTGTGCTCGATCACGGTCAGCAGGTCGCTGAGCACCTGGCAGGGGTGATACTTGTCGCTCAAGGCATTGATCACCGGAATGTCCGCGTATTGGGCATACTCCTCAATCAGGGACTGGGAATAGGTGCGAATGACCAGGGCGTCAATGTAGCGCGACAGCACCCGGGCCGTGTCCTTTACCGGTTCGGCCCGGGCGATCTGCATGTCCCTGGAACTCATGTAGATCACGGTGCCGCCCAGCCGGGTCATGGCCGCCTCAAAGGAGACCCGGGTCCGGGTGGAGTGTTTGTCAAAAATCATGCCCATGACCCTGCCGGACAAAACAGCGTCGTAAATGCCCATGCGCTGCCGTTTTTTCAGCTCCAGGGCCGAGTCAAACAGGATCTGGAAATCTTCTTTTTCCATGTCGTAGAGGGTGGTGAT includes these proteins:
- a CDS encoding YHS domain-containing protein, whose translation is MIVRLLMLAGIVYLFFAVRSLFRRSSGRIHGAAGEPVDGGPARIDDVMVQDPVCGVYVPRQTALHVRHKGNDIYFCGEACKDAFFSRHP
- the argF gene encoding ornithine carbamoyltransferase, whose amino-acid sequence is MKKDITTLYDMEKEDFQILFDSALELKKRQRMGIYDAVLSGRVMGMIFDKHSTRTRVSFEAAMTRLGGTVIYMSSRDMQIARAEPVKDTARVLSRYIDALVIRTYSQSLIEEYAQYADIPVINALSDKYHPCQVLSDLLTVIEHKGGYQGVRIAWVGDGNNVAHSWIAAAAVLGLDLVLGCPADYMPDPDILENARQKGNGSVTVVNDAAEAVAGADVIYTDVWASMGQEEEHRERLAVFEPFQVNDALAGLAKKDAIVMHCLPAHRGEEITEAVLEGPRSVVWDQAENKMHMHKAILKALILRA
- the folK gene encoding 2-amino-4-hydroxy-6-hydroxymethyldihydropteridine diphosphokinase, which translates into the protein MNEACAALKTVGTGKTPAVAHVVYISMGSNLGSRSANCAMAVDLLDATDGIRVTGRSKLFSTEPVDYTDQQWFVNGMVRVETLLSPPELLARLKEIERLVGRTASTIRFGPRVLDLDIVLFDDMVMAAENLVIPHPRMHRRRFVLAPFCDIDPEVVHPVLKKSMRELYDGLGPDGQAVLEYAQ
- the fsa gene encoding fructose-6-phosphate aldolase, with translation MKFFIDTANIDEIKEAVKMGMADGVTTNPSLIAKESGDFETIIKNICDVVDGPVSAEVISLKTAGMVKEAKQLATLHENIVIKIPMTVDGLKAVRMLADQGIRTNVTLVFSPLQALMAAKAGATYVSPFVGRLDDLASDGMVLVEQIIDIYDNYAIDTEIIVASIRNPLHVLDAALMGADVATIPFGVLKKLAAHPLTDRGIDAFLNDWKKAKK
- a CDS encoding M23 family metallopeptidase; the encoded protein is MRNVTPRRVTFFVTSSTGAPVRQLTVSKRTLWIAGVAAFVCLIGAVALLADYSHLRRTALKVRHLSKMVADQDAELSRQEARIQDFVSQVNELKSRLVVLHQFEQKIRVIANMENDAEGGNLFGVGGAIPDEIGPAAALEESRGTMLREMHAQLNVLDTAFSMQKDNFSSLLDYLEDKRKLLASTPAIRPINGGWITSRFEYRKSPFTGRREFHQGLDIAARMGTPVVATADGVVLFSGRKGSLGNAVMIDHGNGVITRYGHLSECFKKRGETVSREDVVGAVGNTGISTGPHLHYEVRINGVAVNPEKYILN
- the pgsA gene encoding CDP-diacylglycerol--glycerol-3-phosphate 3-phosphatidyltransferase, which translates into the protein MNISSIGGMLTNPNVLTASRIAATPVIVVLLMLPSNRVTAFLAALVFSAAAITDYFDGFLARKYGQVSNLGKAMDPLADKFLVSAAFIMLAAAGRVPGWVACIIVIREIGITGLRNVMVGAGQDISASRLGKFKTGFQIAAIIPLLLHYPYFGIDLHLLGTWLLWVAVVLTVWSGADYVIKARPFLQ
- the argH gene encoding argininosuccinate lyase, with product MTEKPWGGRFSEATDKQVEAFSASIDVDARLYRWDIEGSMAHCRMLARQGIIQKKEADAIVAGLAAIQKEIDAGTFVFDPALEDVHMNIEQALFDRIGPAARKLHTARSRNDQVALDVRLFLRDRTLSVVAGLVALRQRIADFAGAHIDVIMPGYTHLQRAQPVLFAHHLMAYYEMFFRDTQRFAEGLKRINVLPLGSAALAGTPYPIDRAYTAELLGFDAVSANSMDAVSDRDFAIEFTASAAICMMHFSRLAEELVLWSSSEFGFVELSDAVSTGSSIMPQKKNPDVPELVRGKTGRVFGDLMGLLTLMKSLPLCYNRDMQEDKHLLFDAADTLSACLPVCTALFDNMKVNNEAMAQAAARGYLNATDMADYLVGKGVAFRDAHACVGKAVAAAIAKGRELHELTLKELKTFSAAVEADLFDVLAPEKVIERRQAFGGTAKKTVRAAIAAARRQIKKERKTYGL
- a CDS encoding argininosuccinate synthase; protein product: MSDIKKVVLAYSGGLDTSVILKWLIETHDCEVITFSADIGQEEELDYIDDKARATGATGVYIDDLKEEFVKEYVFPAFRANAIYEGQYLLGTSLARPLIAKRQIEIAVAEGADAVSHGATGKGNDQVRFELTYFALKPDIRIVAPWREWDLKSRTALMDFAVKHGIPVPTTPAKPYSTDRNLLHISYEGGILEDPWNPPSDDMFTLSVSPRQAPDEPEIVDIAFEQGNPVSINGQAMSPANLLAALNKLGGKHGIGRADIVENRFVGMKSRGVYETPGGTILRAAHMAMESITMDREVMHLRDSLIPRYAEMIYYGFWFSPEMKVMQQMIDQTQVYVSGEVRLELYKGNSRVLGRRSDNSLYSADFATFEDDSVYHQKDAEGFIRLNALRLRLHALLGR